A stretch of DNA from Micromonospora sp. NBC_01813:
GTCCGTCGTGCGGCGCCGACGCCACACCGAGGCTGACCGTCAGGTGCAGTGGCGGGTCACCCGCGAACTCCGTGGCCCGGATCCGCTCGGTCAACCGCAGCGCGAGCCGCACCGCGTCGGACCGGTCGGTATCCGGCAGCACCACGACGAACTCGTCCCCGCCGTAGCGGAACAGGGCGTCCTGCGTTCGGCAGATCGTGCGCACCCGGTCGGCCAGTTGCCGCAGCACCCGGTCACCCCGCAGATGGCCGTAGACGTCATTGACGGTCTTGAAGAAGTCGACGTCGAAGAGGAACACCGCGCAGGGCTGCCCGGGGCGGCTCAGTTGCCGCCTGAGGTAAGGCTCCAGGGAGGCACGCGGACGGGCTCCCGTGACCGAATCGGCCGCCGCCACGTCGTACCTCTCACCGCCCTCGTCACCACCGGTGTGCCGGTCACCCGAGCGCCAGGTGTGTCGGCGTGGTTAACAGTGCCCGTAACCCAGGTCACTACAAAATCGATGTTATCCGGCGAGGAGCACGCACGGAGTCCACCGGCCCGCCGCACGTCCTGCACGATAGGAGGATGTTCGTTCCCGGTCCGGAGGTTTCTGCTACGTACCAAGGTCCACCGTAGCGTGTCGAATGTCGCACCCGGACGGACTCTTCCATCGGCAACACGGTCCCGCCATTCGTCAGGAGGATTCCACCGGTGCGAACGATGAGTGCCACGCGGCCGCGGTGGCGCCGCCCCCGCGAGATCGCCGCACTGTCGACTGTCCTGGCGCTGGTCGCGGCAGGACTGATCGGCAGCGGGCCGGGCGCGGCCGGTGACGCCGGCACCGGCACCGGCACCGTCCCGGCGCCGGCACCCCGGCCGGGCACCCCGGCCGGTGGCTTCGCCAGCCTGTGGAACAGCTCCCCCGGAGCCACCCCGGGCACCTCACTCGCCGACATCCGCGGCATCATCGGCGCGAACACGCCCGCCACCGCGCACCTGGACGGCACCGGGATCGGCATCGCGATGGTCGACACCGGAGTCGTCGCGGTCCCCGGCCTGCCGGCCGCCCAGGTGGTCAACGGCCCGGACCTGTCCTTCGAGTCGCAGGCGACCAGTCTGCGCTGGCTGGACACCTACGGCCACGGCACCCACCTCGCCGGGATCCTCGTCGGCGACGATCCGGACAGCGGCCTGCGTGGGCTGGCACCCAACGCGAAGCTCACCTCGGTCAAGGTCGGCATCGCCAACGGTGCCGTCGATGTGTCGCAGGTGATCGCGGCGGTCGACTGGGTGGTGGCCAACCGCAACCACGACCCCAGCCATCCCATCCGGGTGCTGAATCTGGCCTACGGCAGCGCCGGCAACCCAGCCTTCTGGACCGACCCGCTGCACTTCGCCGTCGAACAGGCCTGGCACGCCGGCATCGTGGTGGTCACCGCCGCCGGCAACGACGGCAACGGTTTCGGACGGTTGGACAACCCGGCGAGCAATCCGTACGTCGTGGCAGTCGGTGCCAGCCTGACCAAGGGCACCGTGACAACGGCCGACGACGAACTCGCGCCGTTCACCAACCTCGCCGTGGCCGGCAAGCAGGTGGACCTGCTCGCCCCGGGCCAGTCCGTGTTGTCGTTGCGCAATCCTGGCTCCAACGTCGACAACCACTATCCGGGCGCTCGGGTCGGCAGCACCCTGTTCCGTGGCACCGGCACCTCGCAGGCGGTGGCGGTGACCGCCGCGACCGCCGCGCTGCTGCTGCAGGCCAAACCCTGGCTCACCCCGGACCAGGTCAAGCAGACGCTGGTCGGCAGCGGCACCTTCCTGGCCGTCGGTGCCGGCGCGAACCTGGGGTTGCGTTCGGTCAACCTGCACGCGGCGCTGACATACACCCCGGCGTGGCAGCCTCAGCAGTGGACACGTTCCGACGGCAGCGGCCACCTCGACGACTCCCGGGGCACCAGCAAGGTGGTCCGCAACAACGTGACGCTCACCGGCGCGCAGAGCATCTTCGGCCCGTTCAGCAGCCCCACCTGGGCAGGCCACTCGGGTGCCCGTACGGCCTGGAACGGTGGGGTGTGGCTGGGCCATCGGATGGCCGCCGACGGGTGGACCGGCAGCTCCTGGGCCAGCCGCACCTGGGGCGGCGCGGCCTGGACGTCGCCGTCCTGGGACGGCTCCGGCTCCTGGCTCGACCCGGCCTGGTCGAGCCACTTCTGGTCGACCGGCGCGTGGTCCCCCGGTGACTGGGGATCACACTTCTGGTCCACCGACAGTTGGGCGAACGCCTGCTGGTGCTGACCGCCCCGCGGTACGAAGCCGGCGGAGTCAGTCCGAGTCGCCGCGGCGCAGCCGTTTGATCTGCCCACGGCGCTTCTTCGCGGTGATCCGCCGTTCCTTCGCCCCCCGCGACGGCCGGGTGGGCCGGCGCGTCGGCGCGGGAGCGGCGATCGCCTCCCGCAGCAGGGCGGCCAACCGCTCGCGGGCCGCCGCCCGGTTGGCCAACTGGTTGCGATGCTCGCTGGCGGCGATGGTCAGCACCCCGTCGGTGAGTCGACCGGCGAGCCGCTGCAGGGCCCGCTCACGCAGCCACGGCGGCAACGCCGACGAGCCGGCGACGTCGAAGGAAAGCTCCACCCGGGAGTCGGCGGTGTTGACCCCCTGGCCGCCGGGGCCGGACGAGCGGGAGAACCGCTCGGTCAGCTCACGCGCCGGAATCAGCACCGAGTCGTTGATTCGCACGTCACCGGCCGCCACCATCCGACAGTACCGCCCGCCCTGAGTCCGGCCCGCACCGGCGACGCGGCCGCGACCGCCTTCGACACGGCCGACACCCCACCGGCGACGCGGCCGCGACCGCCGTGACCGGTCAGCCGCCCCGGCGGATGATCTCGTCGGCGGTCTGCTGCGCCCGCTGGATCGGGATGGCGAACCCGATCCCGATCGACCCGACGCCCTCCAGCGTGGCGATCGCGGTGTTCACCCCGATCACCTCGCCGTCGGCGTTCACCAGCGGTCCCCCCGAGTTGCCGGGGTTGATCGACGCGTCGGTCTGCACCGCGGTCTGCCGGCCGCCGTTGCCGAGCAGCACCTCCCGGTCGAGCGCGCTGACGATCCCGGCGGTGACCGTGCCGGACAGCCCCAGCGGAGAACCGACCGCCAGCACCGACTCACCGACCCGGGCGGAACCCGGCTGGGCGAGCGCCAACGGACGCAACCCCGCCGACGGCGGCACCCGCAGCACGGCGATGTCGCTGCCCGGGTCCCGACCGACCACCTCGGCCACGATCCGGCGGCCGTCCTGGGCGACCACGCTGACCCGGTGGCCGTTGAGCGGCGTACCGGGTGGACTGTCCCCGTCCAGGATGTGGTCGTTGGTGACGATGTGGTGCTGATCGTCGATGGCGAATCCGGATCCGCCGGAGACCATGTTGCCCCGGCTGACCTGCACCGAGACGACTCCCGGCAGCACCTGCGCCGCCGCCGCCACCAGATCCGCCGGCACCCCGGTGCCGACCGGCACCGATGGTGAGGGCAGCGCCGCCGCCAGGTGCGCCCGGCCGCCGTCCCAGCCGGACACCACGGCGCCGGCCAGGCCGCCGGAGGCCGCCGACAGCGACAGAACCGCCGCCGCGGCCAGCATCCGCCGCCGCCAACGCGCAGGTGGCGTGGGCGGCGGCGGCGCCGCCGACCCGTACGGCCCCGGCCAGCGGTCCGCGTCAGGCGACACGAACCAGGGCCCGCGCGGCTCGCCCAGCCCGGTAGGCACAGTCATCGGATTCCTTCCGTAGATACTTCGGCGTTGCGGCTGGGGAGGAAACGGAACCCCGGCGGAGCAGGGCGGGGAAAGCCGGTCCGCCGCCACGGCGGATCGGCGTCCATCCACACGCCACCCCAGGGCTCGCCGGTTGGATTGTTAAACTGTGGACTGTGTCCAGGACCGTGAAGCGGGCGTTCAGGTACCGCTTCTATCCGACCCCTGGGCAGGCCGCCGAGCTTGCCCGGACGTTCGGCTGGTCTACAACATGGCGTTGGCGGCCCGCAGCGAGGCGTGGACCCAACGTCGGGAACGGGTCACCTACCACGCCACGTCGGCGTTGCTGACCGGGTGGAAGAAGACCGACGAACTCGCGTTCCTCAACGACGTCTCCTCCGTTCCTCTGCAGCAGGTGCTGCGGCATCTGCAGGTCGCGTTCACCAACTTCTGGGCGAAACGTGCCCGGTATCCGTCGTTCAAGTCGAGGAAGCGGTCGCGGCGGTCGGCGGAGTACACGGCCAGCGCGTTCCGCTGGCGCGACGGCCGGCTGACCCTGGCGAAGATGTCCGATCCGCTGGACATCGTCTGGTCCCGGCCCCTGCCGCAGGGTGCGGTGCCGTCGACGGTGACGGTGTCGCAGGACGCGGCGGGCCGCTGGTTCGTGTCCCTGCTCTGCGACGACCGGATCGAGCAGGCTCCGGCCTCCTCGGGAATGGTGGGGGTCGACGCCGGGCTCGACAGCCTGTTCACCCTGTCCAGCGGGGAGAAGATCCCCAACCCGAGGCACGAACGCCGTGACCGGGCCGCCCTGGCGCGTGCCCAGCGAAACCTCGCGCGTAAGGCCCGAGGTTCGGCGAACCGGGCCAAAGAACGACTCGCGGTGGCCCGGGTTCATGCCCGGATCGCCGACCGCCGCCGCGACCACCTGCACAAACTCACCACTCGACTCGTTCGTGAAAACCAAACGCTCGTGATCGAGGACCTCAACGTACGCAACATGATGGCCAACCACAGTCTGGCCCGCGCCATCTCCGACGCGGGCTGGCGGCAGTTCCGCACCATGCTGGGGTACAAGGCCGACTGGTACGGCCGGGACCTGGTGGTCGTGGACCGCTGGTTCCCGTCGACCCGGCTGTGCTCGGCCTGTGGTGCTCTGGCTGAACGAATGCCGTTGGCCGTCCGGTCGTGGACCTGCCGATGCGGGCGGACCCATGACCGGGACGTGAACGCGGCTCGCAACATTCTCGCGGAGGGGCTCTCCGTGATTGCCTGTGGAGGCGGTGTAAGACCTCAACGGGAGCCCTCCTCTCGGACGGGGCCGTCGTCGGTGAAACAGGAACCCCCTGGGGCGACCCAGGGAATCCCCGTCCTTTGGTGCGGGGAGGATTGTCAAAGCCATCTCCTCACAGGTCGGGTACGTCCCGGCCGGGCGGGACGCACCACGCAGCGACGTCTCACGGCAGCCGGGAGAACCACATCAGCGACGTTCCGGCGGCGGCCAGCGCGAACACCAGGCCGAAACCGATGAACCGGGCCGACACGTCCGCCGGCTCCACCCGGTAGCCGACCGAGGTGCCGATGTCGGCGTACACGTCCTTGAGCTGTTTGCTGCTCGCCGCCTCGTGGTAGGCGCCGCCGGTCAACTCGGCGACCGCCTTGAGGTTCTCGCCGTCCACCGGCACCCGCAGCGGCCGACCGCCGCCGTAGTCGATGTAGCCGGCGTCGGTGCCCACCGAGATGGTGTCGATCGGGATGTCGGCCTCGACCGCCTCGGCCGCCGCCGACTCCGGTGACCGGCCGGAGGTGTTCGCCCCGTCGGACAGCAGCACGATCCGGGCCGGCGGGAGTTCCTGCGCCGCCTGCGCGTCCAGCGACCGGATCGCCTCCAACGACGTCTTGATCGCCTCACCGATCGCGGTCCCCTGGGCGCCGGTGATCCCCTCGGCGAGCCGGTCGATGCCGGCACCCAGCGCCTCCCGGTCGGTACCCGGACCGACCAGCACCGACGCGTTACCGGCGAAGGCGACCAGCCCGACGTTGAACTGGGGCGGCAGGGAGTCGACGAACTCGTGCGCCGACTGTTTCGCCGCGGTCAGCCGATCCGGCCGTACGTCGTTGGCGAGCATCGAGGTCGAGACGTCCACCGCCACCATCACGGTGGCCCGTTCCCGAGGTACCTGGACCTCGTCCATCGGCCGGGCGAACCCCATCACCAGCAACGCCAGCATCGCCAGGAACAAGCCGGCCGGCAGATGCCGGCGCCACGCCGGGCGGGCCGGTGCCACCCGGTCGAGCAGCCGCAGGTTGGTGAAGCGGACCGCGTACCGGCTGGACCGCCGCTGCATCAGCAGGTATCCGCCGGCCAGGGCCGCGACCGCGGCCAGCAGCCAGAGCCGTTCCGGGGATTGCCAGCTCATGTCGTCCCTTTCCGAGCGGCGGCACCCCGGGCCGGGGCGCAGTTCGTCAGTTGCCGCTGCCGGTGCACGTGCCGAACGATGTCGGCCACCCAGTCCCGGTCGGTGCGCAGTTCCAGGTGCGCCGCGCCGGCCCGCCGGATCGCCTGGGCGATCTGGTCCCGCTGCGCGGCGGCGGCCTCGGCGTACCGGTCGCGCAGTCCCCGGTCGGCGGTGCTGATCTCCCGCCGCCGGCCGCTCTCCGGGTCCTGCACGGTGATCACCCCGACGTCGGGTAGTTCCAGCTCACGTGGGTCGGTCACGTCGACGGCGAGCACCTGGTGCACGGTGGCCAGCCGGCGCAGCGCCCGCTCCCAGTCGGGCCGCCCGGCCGGATCGTCCGGCAGCCCGTCGAGGAAGTCGGAGACCACGACCGCGAGCCCGCGCCGGGTCGCCGCCCGGCGCAGCCCGTCGATGCCACCGGCGAGCGTCGGTCCGGACTGGTGCGCGGCGGCCGCCGGACCGGCGCGGTGGGTCGCGGCGGCCTGCGTCCGGGGCGCGGTGAGCAGTGCCCGGAGTACGCAGAGCAAATGGTCCCGGCCGGATCCGGTCGGGAAGCGCCGCACCCCGTCGGCGCCCAGCAGATGCACGCCCAGGGCGTTGCCGATGCCGGCGGTCAGGAAACCGACGGCGGCGACCCCGGCGACCGCCAACTCGCGTTTCTCCACCTCGGCGGTGCCGAAGTCCATGCTGGCGGTGCCGTCGACCAGCACCCAGCAGGTCAGCTCCCGGTCGGCGTCGACCTCGCGGACGTGCGGTACGGCGGTCCGGGCGGTCACCGCCCAGTCGATCCGGCGTACCTCGTCCTCACCCGGCCGGTACTCCCGGCTGCCGGCCAGTTCGCTGCCGGCACCGGGCAGCAGGCCGAGGTGCTGGCCGTGCAGCAGGCCGTCCAGCCGGCGGGTCACGGCGAGTTCGAGGCGACGCAGGGTCTCCGGTGGCGTCAGCTCCGGCAGGGTGGCCGGGCCGAGCGGGTCCCGGATGCCCACGCCACGGCCGCCGGTCTGATCCCGGCCGGTCACGCCACGGCCGCCAGTCCGGGTCGCTGGTCGTGCGCGGGCGCGATCCGCGGTGGCGCGACGACCTCGACCAGCCGACGCACGATCGACTCGGCGCTGACCCCGTCGGCGACCGCGTCGAACGACAGCACCAGGCGGTGGGCGATCACATCCACCGCGAGTTCGCGGACGTCTTCCGGGAGCACGTAGTCGCGACCGCGCAGCAGGGCCAGGCCGCGGGCACCGGCGACCAGACCGAGCGTGGCGCGCGGACTGGCCCCGTAGGCGAGCAGGCCGTTCAGCTCGGGCAGCCCGAACAGTTGGGGCCGTCGGGTGGCCAGCACCAGCCGGACGATGTACTCGGCGAGGGCGTGGTGCACGAACACGTCGCGGGCCTGGCGCTGCATCGCGCTCAACTGCGCCATGTCCAGCACCTGCCGGGCCTGTGGCCGGTCCACCCCCATCCGGTAGAGGATGCCCAGCTCCTCCTCATCGGTCGGGTAGTCGACCACGACCTTCATCAGGAACCGGTCACGTTGCGCCTCGGGCAACTGGTAGACGCCCTCGGACTCGATCGGGTTCTGGGTAGCCAGCACCAGGAACGGCTCCGGCACCGGGTAGCTGCGGCCGCCGATCGAGACCTGCCGTTCGGCCATCGCCTCCAACAGCGCGGACTGCACCTTCGCCGGGGCCCGGTTGATCTCGTCGGCCAGGACCAGGTTCGCCATCACCGGGCCGAGTTCGACGTCGAACGACTCGGTCGAGGCCCGGTAGATCCGGGTGCCGACGATGTCCGACGGCACCAGGTCGGGGGTGAACTGGACCCGGGAGAAGCTGCCGCCGACCGCGACCGCCAGGGTCTGCGCGGCAAGGGTCTTGGCGATCCCGGGTACGCCCTCCAGCAGGCAGTGGCCGTTGGCCAGCAGCGCGGTGAGGAGCCGTTCGACCAGCCGGTCCTGCCCGACGATGACCCGTTTGACCTCGAACAGCGCCTGTTCCAGTGCTTCGGCGGCCGGGTCGTGGCCGACTGATGGTTGCGTACTGATCTGTGGCTCGGTCGTCATAGCACCGTCCTCGACGCTGGTCACCCATTGCCGGCCATCCGTCCCGTACGGGACGTGTCCGGCGCCCGCCGGGGGTTGCCCCGGATCGGCCCGGTCTAACGCCGCCGCCGGCCTCCGACCGGGTGATTACCGACCTTGAACAGGGTGATTCCCAGGGTGAGCGCCGGCCGCAGGCCGGGTGATCGCCGGGATACCGCCGGGTGATCGCCGGCTCTGCGGCGCGCACCGGATACCGTGCCGGTCGTGGACGTACAGATCGAGCAGGACCCGCCGGCACCGCCGCCCGCACCGACGGCGGCCCGGCGGCGGCTGGGGTGGCTGGTGTGGCTGCTGGTGGTGCCCACGACGGTCTGGGCGGTCCTGCGCGCCGCCGGCTGGGAGTACGGCCCGTCGGTGCAGCTGCTGGCGTTCACCCCGTACGTCGCCGCGTGGAGTGTCGTGCCGCTGGCGGTGGCGGTGCTGACCCGACGCTGG
This window harbors:
- a CDS encoding AAA family ATPase; protein product: MTTEPQISTQPSVGHDPAAEALEQALFEVKRVIVGQDRLVERLLTALLANGHCLLEGVPGIAKTLAAQTLAVAVGGSFSRVQFTPDLVPSDIVGTRIYRASTESFDVELGPVMANLVLADEINRAPAKVQSALLEAMAERQVSIGGRSYPVPEPFLVLATQNPIESEGVYQLPEAQRDRFLMKVVVDYPTDEEELGILYRMGVDRPQARQVLDMAQLSAMQRQARDVFVHHALAEYIVRLVLATRRPQLFGLPELNGLLAYGASPRATLGLVAGARGLALLRGRDYVLPEDVRELAVDVIAHRLVLSFDAVADGVSAESIVRRLVEVVAPPRIAPAHDQRPGLAAVA
- a CDS encoding S8 family serine peptidase, giving the protein MSATRPRWRRPREIAALSTVLALVAAGLIGSGPGAAGDAGTGTGTVPAPAPRPGTPAGGFASLWNSSPGATPGTSLADIRGIIGANTPATAHLDGTGIGIAMVDTGVVAVPGLPAAQVVNGPDLSFESQATSLRWLDTYGHGTHLAGILVGDDPDSGLRGLAPNAKLTSVKVGIANGAVDVSQVIAAVDWVVANRNHDPSHPIRVLNLAYGSAGNPAFWTDPLHFAVEQAWHAGIVVVTAAGNDGNGFGRLDNPASNPYVVAVGASLTKGTVTTADDELAPFTNLAVAGKQVDLLAPGQSVLSLRNPGSNVDNHYPGARVGSTLFRGTGTSQAVAVTAATAALLLQAKPWLTPDQVKQTLVGSGTFLAVGAGANLGLRSVNLHAALTYTPAWQPQQWTRSDGSGHLDDSRGTSKVVRNNVTLTGAQSIFGPFSSPTWAGHSGARTAWNGGVWLGHRMAADGWTGSSWASRTWGGAAWTSPSWDGSGSWLDPAWSSHFWSTGAWSPGDWGSHFWSTDSWANACWC
- a CDS encoding S1C family serine protease, which encodes MTVPTGLGEPRGPWFVSPDADRWPGPYGSAAPPPPTPPARWRRRMLAAAAVLSLSAASGGLAGAVVSGWDGGRAHLAAALPSPSVPVGTGVPADLVAAAAQVLPGVVSVQVSRGNMVSGGSGFAIDDQHHIVTNDHILDGDSPPGTPLNGHRVSVVAQDGRRIVAEVVGRDPGSDIAVLRVPPSAGLRPLALAQPGSARVGESVLAVGSPLGLSGTVTAGIVSALDREVLLGNGGRQTAVQTDASINPGNSGGPLVNADGEVIGVNTAIATLEGVGSIGIGFAIPIQRAQQTADEIIRRGG
- the arfB gene encoding alternative ribosome rescue aminoacyl-tRNA hydrolase ArfB, giving the protein MVAAGDVRINDSVLIPARELTERFSRSSGPGGQGVNTADSRVELSFDVAGSSALPPWLRERALQRLAGRLTDGVLTIAASEHRNQLANRAAARERLAALLREAIAAPAPTRRPTRPSRGAKERRITAKKRRGQIKRLRRGDSD
- a CDS encoding RNA-guided endonuclease InsQ/TnpB family protein, which codes for MVYNMALAARSEAWTQRRERVTYHATSALLTGWKKTDELAFLNDVSSVPLQQVLRHLQVAFTNFWAKRARYPSFKSRKRSRRSAEYTASAFRWRDGRLTLAKMSDPLDIVWSRPLPQGAVPSTVTVSQDAAGRWFVSLLCDDRIEQAPASSGMVGVDAGLDSLFTLSSGEKIPNPRHERRDRAALARAQRNLARKARGSANRAKERLAVARVHARIADRRRDHLHKLTTRLVRENQTLVIEDLNVRNMMANHSLARAISDAGWRQFRTMLGYKADWYGRDLVVVDRWFPSTRLCSACGALAERMPLAVRSWTCRCGRTHDRDVNAARNILAEGLSVIACGGGVRPQREPSSRTGPSSVKQEPPGATQGIPVLWCGEDCQSHLLTGRVRPGRAGRTTQRRLTAAGRTTSATFRRRPARTPGRNR
- a CDS encoding VWA domain-containing protein; amino-acid sequence: MSWQSPERLWLLAAVAALAGGYLLMQRRSSRYAVRFTNLRLLDRVAPARPAWRRHLPAGLFLAMLALLVMGFARPMDEVQVPRERATVMVAVDVSTSMLANDVRPDRLTAAKQSAHEFVDSLPPQFNVGLVAFAGNASVLVGPGTDREALGAGIDRLAEGITGAQGTAIGEAIKTSLEAIRSLDAQAAQELPPARIVLLSDGANTSGRSPESAAAEAVEADIPIDTISVGTDAGYIDYGGGRPLRVPVDGENLKAVAELTGGAYHEAASSKQLKDVYADIGTSVGYRVEPADVSARFIGFGLVFALAAAGTSLMWFSRLP
- a CDS encoding DUF58 domain-containing protein; the protein is MPELTPPETLRRLELAVTRRLDGLLHGQHLGLLPGAGSELAGSREYRPGEDEVRRIDWAVTARTAVPHVREVDADRELTCWVLVDGTASMDFGTAEVEKRELAVAGVAAVGFLTAGIGNALGVHLLGADGVRRFPTGSGRDHLLCVLRALLTAPRTQAAATHRAGPAAAAHQSGPTLAGGIDGLRRAATRRGLAVVVSDFLDGLPDDPAGRPDWERALRRLATVHQVLAVDVTDPRELELPDVGVITVQDPESGRRREISTADRGLRDRYAEAAAAQRDQIAQAIRRAGAAHLELRTDRDWVADIVRHVHRQRQLTNCAPARGAAARKGTT